One region of Pieris rapae chromosome Z, ilPieRapa1.1, whole genome shotgun sequence genomic DNA includes:
- the LOC111003408 gene encoding sulfhydryl oxidase 1 isoform X1: protein MYSWCLITFCAFFLIILSNGAILRDDDVDQQGLYSKADQVTILTNKNFNKKIYGQRNAYLVQFYNSYCGHCRAFAPKFKSLAKEIAPWENIIKLAVIDCSVEENNEICRQFEVMAYPSLRYLHEKYVTGNAFVGDNFMSAETVDKLKAQLIKKMQSEQSLGRLLFAPHLGIAAYGSYAAALNTVSANVVYTFLVFESENSTVGVELALDINDYKNIEVRRVYENSELATIAGVTQYPGLVAVESTSVVTQLTPENPTKPKLLKAVNTFLKSKNFVFPVRSKVVEDNSDSSIFSETSTEESDVVYYSDLEKTLKISLLTEIPRHKLLSGEVLQALLNYLNVLIVSFPARKNLKEYITDLHNTIATKSEWSGSEIYELVKSREAAHEPVYTSNSDYIGCKGSQPQYRGYTCGLWILFHTLTVNAAQKPGLEGPRVLSAMHGYVKHFFGCTECSQHFQAMAEKNKIFQITENDKAVLWLWIAHNEVNLRLAGDVTEDSKHPKIQYPSVHNCPKCRLARGAWNLPQVYEYLHKVYDADNIRDLRKARSAATAQSPLSSLDIGMLSFLLLHSVW from the exons ATGTACTCGTGGTGTCTTATTACATTttgtgcattttttttaataattttaagtaacgGTGCCATTCTACGGGACGACGATGTTGATCAGCAAGGACTTTATAGCAAGGCAGACCAAGTAACAAtactaacaaacaaaaatttcaacaaaaaaatttatggTCAAAGAAATGCCTATTTAGTTCAATTTTATAACAGCTATTGCGGACATTGCCGCGCATTTGCaccaaaatttaaaagcttAGCTAAAGAAATTGCCCCAtgggaaaatataataaaattagcgGTAATTGATTGCTCAGTTGAAGAAAACAATGAAATCTGTAGACAATTTGAAGTCATGGCCTATCCATCACTCCGATACTTACACGAAAAATATGTCACTGGTAACGCTTTTGTTGGAGACAATTTTATGTCTGCAGAAACAGTGGACAAATTAAAAgctcaattaataaaaaaaatgcaatccGAGCAATCTCTAGGTCGATTACTATTCGCACCTCACCTAGGAATTGCTGCATATGGTTCTTATGCTGCAGCTTTAAACACTGTTTCTGCTAATGTTGTTTATACTTTCCTTGTATTTGAAAGTGAAAATTCAACTGTTGGTGTAGAACTTGCACTTGATATTAatgactataaaaatatagaagttCGTCGGGTATATGAAAACAGTGAGTTAGCTACAATTGCAGGTGTCACTCAATATCCTGGCCTAGTTGCTGTTGAATCAACTTCAGTAGTCACTCAGCTCACTCCAGAGAATCCTACAAAACCCAAACTTCTTAAAGctgttaatacatttttaaaatctaaaaactttgtttttccTGTAAGAAGCAAAGTGGTAGAAGACAATTCTGATAGTTCAATATTTTCTGAAACTTCTACTGAAGAATCTGACGTTGTATATTATTCAGATTTAGAAAagactttaaaaattagtttactTACCGAAATACCAAGACATAAATTGTTGAGTGGTGAAGTTTTACAAGCTCtgttaaattatctaaatgtgcTTATTGTGTCATTCCCGGCAAGAAAAAATCTGAAAGAGTATATAACCGACTTACATAATACTATAGCTACAAAAAGTGAATGGAGTGGTAGTGAAATTTATGAATTAGTCAAAAGCCGTGAAGCTGCTCATGAGCCTGTATATACAAGCAATTCAGACTATATTGGATGTAAAGGCAGCCAGCCACAGTATAGAGGGTACACATGTGGCCTGTGGATTTTGTTTCATACTCTTACTGTAAATGCTGCTCAGAAGCCTGGTTTAGAAGGGCCTAGAGTACTAAGTGCCATGCATGGCTATGTAAAGCATTTCTTTGGTTGCACTGAATGTTCCCAACATTTTCAAGCAATGGCAGaaaagaacaaaatatttcaaattacagAAAATGATAAAGCTGTCCTCTGGCTCTGGATTGCACACAATGAGGTTAATTTAAGACTGGCTGGTGATGTAACTGAAGATTCAAAACATCCGAAGATACAATATCCTAGTGTTCACAATTGTCCAAAATGTAGACTCGCTCGTGGTGCTTGGAATTTACCACAAGTTTATGAATATTTGCATAAAGTGTATGATGCTGACAACATAAGAGACCTGCGAAAAGCAAGATCTGCAGCGACTGCACAGAGCCCACTGTCCAGTCTGGATATTGGAATGCTAAGCTTTCT TTTACTTCATAGCGTCTGGTGA
- the LOC111003408 gene encoding sulfhydryl oxidase 1 isoform X2: MYSWCLITFCAFFLIILSNGAILRDDDVDQQGLYSKADQVTILTNKNFNKKIYGQRNAYLVQFYNSYCGHCRAFAPKFKSLAKEIAPWENIIKLAVIDCSVEENNEICRQFEVMAYPSLRYLHEKYVTGNAFVGDNFMSAETVDKLKAQLIKKMQSEQSLGRLLFAPHLGIAAYGSYAAALNTVSANVVYTFLVFESENSTVGVELALDINDYKNIEVRRVYENSELATIAGVTQYPGLVAVESTSVVTQLTPENPTKPKLLKAVNTFLKSKNFVFPVRSKVVEDNSDSSIFSETSTEESDVVYYSDLEKTLKISLLTEIPRHKLLSGEVLQALLNYLNVLIVSFPARKNLKEYITDLHNTIATKSEWSGSEIYELVKSREAAHEPVYTSNSDYIGCKGSQPQYRGYTCGLWILFHTLTVNAAQKPGLEGPRVLSAMHGYVKHFFGCTECSQHFQAMAEKNKIFQITENDKAVLWLWIAHNEVNLRLAGDVTEDSKHPKIQYPSVHNCPKCRLARGAWNLPQVYEYLHKVYDADNIRDLRKARSAATAQSPLSSLDIGMLSFLLMA; encoded by the exons ATGTACTCGTGGTGTCTTATTACATTttgtgcattttttttaataattttaagtaacgGTGCCATTCTACGGGACGACGATGTTGATCAGCAAGGACTTTATAGCAAGGCAGACCAAGTAACAAtactaacaaacaaaaatttcaacaaaaaaatttatggTCAAAGAAATGCCTATTTAGTTCAATTTTATAACAGCTATTGCGGACATTGCCGCGCATTTGCaccaaaatttaaaagcttAGCTAAAGAAATTGCCCCAtgggaaaatataataaaattagcgGTAATTGATTGCTCAGTTGAAGAAAACAATGAAATCTGTAGACAATTTGAAGTCATGGCCTATCCATCACTCCGATACTTACACGAAAAATATGTCACTGGTAACGCTTTTGTTGGAGACAATTTTATGTCTGCAGAAACAGTGGACAAATTAAAAgctcaattaataaaaaaaatgcaatccGAGCAATCTCTAGGTCGATTACTATTCGCACCTCACCTAGGAATTGCTGCATATGGTTCTTATGCTGCAGCTTTAAACACTGTTTCTGCTAATGTTGTTTATACTTTCCTTGTATTTGAAAGTGAAAATTCAACTGTTGGTGTAGAACTTGCACTTGATATTAatgactataaaaatatagaagttCGTCGGGTATATGAAAACAGTGAGTTAGCTACAATTGCAGGTGTCACTCAATATCCTGGCCTAGTTGCTGTTGAATCAACTTCAGTAGTCACTCAGCTCACTCCAGAGAATCCTACAAAACCCAAACTTCTTAAAGctgttaatacatttttaaaatctaaaaactttgtttttccTGTAAGAAGCAAAGTGGTAGAAGACAATTCTGATAGTTCAATATTTTCTGAAACTTCTACTGAAGAATCTGACGTTGTATATTATTCAGATTTAGAAAagactttaaaaattagtttactTACCGAAATACCAAGACATAAATTGTTGAGTGGTGAAGTTTTACAAGCTCtgttaaattatctaaatgtgcTTATTGTGTCATTCCCGGCAAGAAAAAATCTGAAAGAGTATATAACCGACTTACATAATACTATAGCTACAAAAAGTGAATGGAGTGGTAGTGAAATTTATGAATTAGTCAAAAGCCGTGAAGCTGCTCATGAGCCTGTATATACAAGCAATTCAGACTATATTGGATGTAAAGGCAGCCAGCCACAGTATAGAGGGTACACATGTGGCCTGTGGATTTTGTTTCATACTCTTACTGTAAATGCTGCTCAGAAGCCTGGTTTAGAAGGGCCTAGAGTACTAAGTGCCATGCATGGCTATGTAAAGCATTTCTTTGGTTGCACTGAATGTTCCCAACATTTTCAAGCAATGGCAGaaaagaacaaaatatttcaaattacagAAAATGATAAAGCTGTCCTCTGGCTCTGGATTGCACACAATGAGGTTAATTTAAGACTGGCTGGTGATGTAACTGAAGATTCAAAACATCCGAAGATACAATATCCTAGTGTTCACAATTGTCCAAAATGTAGACTCGCTCGTGGTGCTTGGAATTTACCACAAGTTTATGAATATTTGCATAAAGTGTATGATGCTGACAACATAAGAGACCTGCGAAAAGCAAGATCTGCAGCGACTGCACAGAGCCCACTGTCCAGTCTGGATATTGGAATGCTAAGCTTTCT gtTAATGGCATGA